TTTTCAATGGCATCTTCAACTGAAGCGCCATAAGGATAACGTACCTGAGCCCATCCGGTAACGCCGGGTTTAACGTAATGTCGTTCCGAATAATAAGGGATTACCTCGGTCAATTTCTTCACAAATTCTGGACGTTCTGGACGCGGGCCAACCAAGCTCATATCCCCACGTAACACATTAAAGAGCTGAGGTATTTCATCAATCCTACTTTTGCGCAGGAACTCCCCAACCTTTGTCACTCGTGGGTCTTTTTCCTTTGCCCAAACTGCACCTGTACCACTTTCGGCATCCTGTCTCATGCTTCTAAACTTGAATAAATTGAATAGTTTCTCACCCTCCCCTACCCTCGTCTGTCGAAAAAGAATTGGCCCAGGCGAGTCAATCCTTATGACAAGTGCAATAATAGGGATAAATGGCAGGATCAATAGAAGCCCAATTGCCGCACAGAAAAGATCCGTCATTCTCTTCAAGAGCCTTAAGGCCAGAGTGACCCTGAACCCGTGGGAAAAAATAAACCAACTCGGGGTAATGTTTTCCAATAAAAGCTTGCCAGTAATCTGCTCGTAAAATGACGGTGCGTCAACAACCTCAATGCCACTTAGTTTGCAACTGAGAACCTCCTGCAAAGGGAAAACCCCGCGTCTCTCTGACAGTGAAACTACAATTTTTTGGGCTCCAACCCTCTTTACTGCAGAACAAAGCCCATCTTCACAACTGATTATATTATGATAAGGAACCATCACAGGTTCAGAGGCGCAGTTAAAATATCCTGCCAAAGTATACAAATGATTCTTTGCAGTAATAAGATTTCCAATCTGTCGCGCTAGCGGACCAGTACCAAGGATAAGAACCTTATTGACAAATCCAGGAAGATTAGAAGTGACTCGGATTATAAAATAGGACAAGTATTCCAAAATCCCAAATATAAGGAGCGAGACCAAAAGAACAATGCGACCGAAAAGTAGGAATTCTGTCAAATAAAAAAGACTGGTAAGAATGAAAAAGGATACTACCAGAGACAATGTTATTCTTATCAGGTATTCCCTTTTCCCTATTTCTACTGAATAAGTATATATTTCTAGTAAAAAAGAAGAAAACAACAGAACAATTACAAATACAATTATTCTTGCAATTTCAAACCTAGACATATTATTCAGGATCGGAATAAAACCAAACCGGATAAAATAGGCCGAAAAAAGCGCCAATATAGCAAATATCGTATCAAAAGCGATTGTAATGAGAAAGCGTTTCGTCACTTAGCTTTTTTTCCCCCGCCAGAAGACAATTCGGAATGCAATTGCCGTGCTTGTGCTATTTCAGGGAAATTTCCTAATTGCAGTGCTTTTTGAACTCTATCCAAGGATTTTTTTTGATCTCCGCTCCCTTTCAATGCAAGTGCAAAATGATAAAGTACTGTCGGGTTATTAGGGAGTGCGGCAGTCGCCTTATCAAGAACCTTCACTGCTTCGCCATATTTCCCATTCTTCAATAAAGCATACCCTAATGTGTCCATGACACCTGGATTCCCTGGCTCCAACTTGAACGCATTTATGGCTAGCTGTAGGGATTCTTCTTTACTGCCGTATCCGTCTGCAGCAAGATATGCAAGATTGTTTAAAGCTGGTACGTAACTTTGAGATTTGGCAAGCGCATCACGATACTTTTTCACGGCATCTTTCTTTTTACCTGTTTGCTCGTAAAGAGACCCCAATGCGTAATGCGCAGGCGCAAAATCATCATTGGTTCTTATTATTTCGTTAATAGTAGTTCCAGCAGCTATAAAATCTTTCATTTTTAAATAGAGATTACCAAGTTGCAGTTTTGCAGAAAGATTTGCAGGTTCAGCCTTCAAACCTTTTTTCAACTCGTCAATAGCTCTAGCAGTGTCATTCTGACTCTCGTAAATTGAAGCAAGCACCATAAAACCGAGGGCTGAATTCGGTTTAAGAGTTATCACGCGTTGAGCCTGGTCAATGGCTTTTGGCACTGCTTTCATTGCCATATAGGCATTAATTTTAAATCCGATGCCTGCCCCTTGACGAACTTGCTCAATGTCATCAAATACCTTGATAGCTTCATTGTATTTCTTTTCAGACATCAACAGTTTACCCTTAGCCTCTAAGGCGGAAACATTTTTAGGATCTGCCTTTAAGGCTTCATCAACAACACTGAAAGCTTTCCCAATATCTTTTTTCCGCGCATAATAACCTGCAAGAGCAATGAAAGCGGTAGTGTTCTTAGTATCTTTTGCTTTAAGATAGTAATTAAGCGCTTCTGTTTCACGCCCCTTCAACTCTTGTGTAGCAGCAATTGCCAGCAAAGCTCTCAAGTTTGTCGGGTCTTTAGCTAAGATGGCATTATATTCAGCAATTGACTTGTCGTGCTCCCCTTTAGCAGCATAATAGTTGGCAATATTAAAATATACCGGGAAGAACGATGGATCTGCCGCCTTAGCTTTCTGCAGATATTTTAATGCATCATCCGGTTTCCGCTGTGATAGTGCTGTTGAAGCGAGAGCATTATAAAGTGGCGCATCAGAAGGCTTTCCGGTAAGCCCTTTGTTTAACAAGGAAACGGCTTTAACCTGATTACCTTGGCGCATATAGTAGGAATAAAGAATCATTCTAGAATTGAGAACTTCTGGGTTCACATTTATTGCTGCTTGCAGCTCTGCCTCGCCTTCGCGCTCCTTGCCTTTACTGAGGTTGATCACACCCTTTTTAATATGTGCATCAATGAGTTTAGGATCAATTTCAGTAGCCTTATTGAGCTCGCGCATTCCATCCTCAAACTGCCCTTTGGCAAGATAAGCACTTCCAAGGACGTTATGCGCCAACGCATTTTGCGGATCAGCATCTAATACTTTTTTTACCTCAGTAACAGCATCATCCAAACGCTTCTGCTGCAGCAGAATCATCGCTATCATGATACGGGATCTATGATGAGTTGGGACTCGGTCAAGAATAGTCCGAAACTGACTAATTGCCCCCTCAAGTTGGCCATTAGCGTAATTGGTCAATCCAAGGTAATAATATCCATCCGTAGTTGGCTGAATCTTGATTGAGTTTTGCAGGGCAGCACTTGCTTCATTATATTTTTTCTTTTTGAAATTTAATATGCCAGCCAAACGAGCAGACTCACCTCGTTTAGGAAACTTTTGGGAAAGTTCAGTAGAAATCTGTTCAGCCTTTGCCATGTCACCTAGATCGCTGTAAACAATTCCCATTTTGTAAAGAGGGGCAGGATCATTCTTGCTTATATCCGCAAGTTTACGATAGAGTTCTAGTGCTTTATTCCTGTTGCCTTGAGACATTTCTAACTGAGCGAGGAGACTGAAGGCTTTTACATTGTTTGCATCAATTGCTAGGACTTCATCGACTTGCCTGCGGGCATCATTAGCTCTGCCAGAAGAAGCATAGACCAGAGCTAATTCAAGCTTTGAAGAAAGTCGCTTTGGGTCGACCTGAAGAGCCTGAAGCAGATAGCGCTCTGCCTCATTAGGCTGCCTGTTAACAGCAAAGGCTGTGCCTTTGCATTCCAACCCCTCTGCGTCCCCAGGCTTCTGGGCAAGATACTCATCAATCATTTTGAGAGCATCCTGAGGCTTTTGTGACATATTGAAAACTTTTGCCAACAGCAATTTTATATCTGCATTACCAGGGTTCTGATTTAATACCTTCCTGAACTCACGTTCTGACTGCTCCAGCTTTCCAGTATTCATGTAAGCTATAGCAAGTTGTTGTCTGGCATCTAAATAATTTTGATCTTTTTCCAAGGCATTTTTTAGAAAGACAATAGCGCCATTGGGATTGCCTTTCTTTATCTCATCGACACCCTTGGCATAGAGCTCTTCCTTTGACTTGCCGACGCAAGCCGTAATAGCAAGAAGCAGAACAAGACAAATGACTAATTTTTTCACTGTACCCCCCCAGAAGAGACAATAAAAACTTAAATGTAATCCAGACTATAATGAGATATTATTACAGAAAACATCAATATCAGAAATTTTACTCAGCATCAAGACTGATGACATCGAAAAAAAGCATTTGATTTTAGAAATGATATCACATATTAAATCCAAGTCATGCACAATACAAAAAATCTATTTGACCCATCTGAAGGTTCTTTTCCCAGAATCGCACCATTCGCTCTATTCATGGCATTTATAGCCATCCAGGAAGGAATGCGATACATTGGCAAACATGGTATTCTTGCAATACCTGAGGACCTCTTTCTCTACTTATATCCTGTAAAAACAGTTTCTGTTGGATTGCTACTGTTCTGTTACAGGAAGAGCTATACTGAAATCACGCGCAATTGCCTCACAAATATAGGAAATATCTTTACAAGTGTATTTACAGGCATCATTGTCTTGGTTCTATGGATTAACATGGATTGGTCATGGGCGACTGTTGGCACGTCCAGCGGGTTTAACCCATCACTATTATCGGACAACGTTACACGTTACACCCTCATTTTTTCCCGTATTTTAGGTGCTGCTGTTGTAGTACCCATAATGGAAGAGATATTCTGGCGCTCATGGCTCCTCAGATACATTATATCTTCGGATTTCCAGTCAGTTGAAATTGGGAAGTTTACTTTGCCATCATTTCTTATCGGCACTATAATGTTTGGACTGGAACACAATCTCTGGCTAGCCGGTATTATGGCAGGTGCGATCTACACTTTACTTCTTTATCGCACAAAGAGCATCACACTCTGTATAGTTGCACATGGTTTAACCAATTTTCTTCTTGGCATCTATGTTCTTCAAACAGCAAGATGGGAGTTCTGGTGATACCCCAGTAAGTTTGCAAGATTACCATCAATATTGAGGTTTAAGATTAGAGAGAAAGTGATTTAAATTTATCTCATAATAATATTGAGAAGGGCCATCCAATGGATGGCCCTTCTCAATTGTGCCTATTTGCAAAGATCTTAATCCTATTGATACTGAATATAAACCGGCTTGGGATTCAGTTTAAGCAGGTCCTGCGGGGTCATTAGTTGATCGCCCTTTTTGGTGTCGTTATGGTAGAAAAGTTTAAATCCTGTGTACTGTACCGGCTCACTGACAATGTAGTCCTTGTATGAGTCACGCTTGAGCCAGGGCGCGCCCCAGCCGTCCATATGCATGACCATCTGAACTTCAGGGCGTAACACAATTTTCCGTGAGTTTGTCACCCCGTTGCGAGTAAAGCGGTGAACAGTGAACACCTTCGGGGGTAGATTATATTTTTTCACCAGATCCCGGAGATAACCTGAAGCATAGTTGATATCCGCTGCGTCGTAGGTGCCAATTTTTGTACCGGGTTTTTTCCTGCTGGCAATCAGATTGAACTCGGGGTCAATCCCCAAATGGACATCAGGATTTTTCAGAATCCACTCAAAACGGGGCAGTATCGTCCTGATGTCATCGTGGCCGGTCTGAATATCGATAAACATTATAGCCCCAGCCTGTTTAGCCCAGCCATAAACATCTTCGATTATCTTGTCTGGCATAATCATCCGATATTTGCCGGCTTTACCAGGTTCCCCCTGGGCAACTACGGCGATAAGATGAAGGGCTGGTTGCACAGGCATGGAAGGATCGGCTTTTTCCCATTTAGCAACCTCCATCCTCAAGCGGCGGATCATTTCATCCTTTGGATACTCACCAAGAGCACCCATTTTTTTCGATAAAGGATTGCCATAGTAAGCAACAATTCGTTTCTGTGGAAGAATCGACCCTGGCAACGAGCTGGGGCAATTAACCGGCCAGCCACATTTCTTTGCATAATCAGGGTCTTCGCCAGCATTGTACTTTATCTTGACTGCTGGAGCAGCCGCAGAAACCGTTTTACCCGATGCAGTTGTAACTGAGGCAAATGCCGTTAGCGGCTGCTTGGCTGAAGATCGAGAGATAAAGGCAGAGCTTCTGGCAGGATATGCTTTATCTGTATTGCTGGACCCAGATTTCTCAGAACTATTCCCTTTGTTACAGCCGGCGATAACACACGACATCATCAACAGAAAAATGATTTTTTTCATAAGCTCCATCATCAATAAAACTAGTAAATTATTTTAAACAGGAAATGTTCAAGGACTTAGGAAAAACCTAAGCCCTTGTTTTTATTGTAGCGGGGGATTTGATACGAATTTACATCAAGCATCCCGACAGCACGAGCAGAATATTGCAGAATCCATTTTAAGTCAAGCAAACCAATCGTTTTGATTCACAATTGTAGTTATACCTTTGCCAAGGCCTGATCAAGATCGGCAATTATGTCTTTTACGTTCTCCGTGCCGACAGACAAGCGGATGAAATCAGGAGTTACCCCTGTTGCCAGCTGCTCCTCTGCGGTTAACTGCTGATGGGTTGTGGATGCAGGATGGATCACCAGTGACTTTGAGTCGCCAATGTTGGCCAGAAGCGAGAATAGTTTGAGGTTGTTGATGAACCTCTTTCCCTCCTCGATGCCGCCCCCTTTAATACCAAAGCCGATCAGTGCCCCGAACAAGCCATCCCGGTGATATTTCTTGGCAAGGGTGTATGTTGGGTGATCCGGCAACCCTGGATAGTTAACCCAGCCGACCTTGGGATGACATTTGAGAAATTCGGCCACTTTCAAGGCATTAGTACTGTGGCGCTCCATTCTTAGGTGTAGAGTCTCAAGCCCCTGCAGAAAAAGAAACGAATTGAAAGGCGAAATTGCCGGACCGATGTCGCGCAACAGTTGCACCCGAACCTTGATGATGTAGGCGATATTTCCCAGAGCCTCCCAGAAATTTATGCCATGATATGAAGGATCAGGTTCAGCAAGCTGTGGGAACTTGCCGTTACCCCAATTGAAAGTTCCACCGTCAACAATAACACCACCAATAGAGGTTCCGTGACCACCGATAAACTTTGTAGCTGAGTGAACGACAATATCAGCACCGTGTTTCAAAGGTTGTACCAGGTATGGTGACGGAGTCGTATTGTCGATGATCAATGGTATGCCATTCTCATGAGCAATTTTCGCAACCGATTCTATATCCAAGGTGTCGAGTTTAGGATTCCCAAGCGTTTCTGCATAAACCAGCTTGGTCTTTGGGGTTATTGCCTTCCGGAAATTTTCCGGATCAGACGGGTCAACGAACTTCACAGTAACCCCCATTGTTGGCAGGGTATAGTGAAACAGGTTATATGTGCCACCATAGAGGCTTGTCGCAGAAATAATTTCGTCACCGGCATGAGCAAGTGTAAGAATAGCGAGAGTTATGGCCGACTGTCCGGATGCAACCGCAAGGGCTGCGACTCCCCCTTCCAGCGCAGCAATCCGTTTCTCGAAAACATCGCTCGTCGGGTTCATCAGCCGAGTGTAAATATTTCCAAACTCCTGCAGCCCAAAAAGGCGCGCTGCATGGTCAGCGTCATTGAAGACATAAGACGTTGTCTGATAGATAGGAACAGCACGACTGTTTGTGGTCGGATCCGGAACTTGGCCGGCATGCAATGCGAGGGTCTCAGCTTGATAGCTTGTTTCATCGCTCATATACGTTCTCCAATCAATTTAGTATGGTATATGTCTCTTTCTATAATGTTTATAACGAATTGTCAATTTCATTAATGCGCAGGTATCCTCCAAACAAGAATGCCTTTAACATCACATAATCTTAATTGCCTTTCTTGAAATCTCAACTATTTCATGGGGACTTTCCAGGCCGAACCTGAGAGGTTTTCCAAACACAACAGTCACTATACCTCGTTTCGGCCACCCGGCACCTCTCGGGAAGACCCTTTCAAGTCCCTTGATTTTTATCGGCACGACAGGGATGTCCAACTCCTTTACCATGATTCCCAAACCTTCCTTAAAAGTAAGCATTTCACCAGTAGCAGAGCGTTCCCCCTCCGGGAAAACCAGGATGTTGCGGCCTCGGTCAACCAGCCCCCCCATATGAACTAAAGAACTACGGAAACCGTATGATTGTGGCAGGGGAAAGAGGTTGAGTGCCACAGAGCCATAGTCGTAGGTAAAGCGCTTCCACATTTTCTGAAAAACATTGCGAAAATTCTTGAAAAAAAACTCGGCCCAGACTGCTGTTGCCGTATTGTAACGCCAAGCTTTTGGCAGCGCCCTCATGATGGTCGGCTGATCCAGGTAGCTCACGTGATTGGCAATAAAAAGCACCGGAGGCTTCACTCCAGAAAGATGTTCAATTCCACTTACTTTAAGGACTACAAAAGTGTCAAGCAGGGGGAAATGAAGCGTGTAATCACAAACCTCACGCAATACCTGTACTGGTCTGGTGTTCGGCCAACTGCGAAATTTGTCGGAAGAAAAGCGCTTATCTCTTCGTGAAACGAGCGCTCGTAAATCGGAAATTTTTGTCTGAGGACCGATAAGGGCATCATCAAGATCAAGCCGAAACTCCTGCTCAAGGACATTAACCAGCTCAAGCTTGCCTAAAGAGGTAAGCCCCAGTGAGGCAACAAGTGATGCATCCTCAGTAATCAGATCCGGGCTACTGCCGGTAATTTTGGCAACAATTGCGGTCAAGCGATCTTCACTGTGAAGTGTTGCCGTCTCCATACCTTCCACAAGAAGTTTCTTAACAAGGTATTTTTGCACCTTCATGGTGGTTGTCTTGGGGAAGTCGGCCTCGGGCCAGAGCGAAAATCCGGTTATTCTTTGAAGGTCGTCAAGCCGAGCATTGGCTTCCTGGATTATTTCAATCGGCATACGACCGTTGCCATCTGGGATAAGCACAGCGTGGACCTCTTCCCCTTCCCCCTTGTCAAACCCGATTACACAAGCCTCTCTGACGCCTTGAATCTTGTTGAGCAATTCTTCAATCTCATCAGGATAAACATTTATGCCGGCGCCAGTAACGATCAGTTCCTTACGCCGCCCCCTAAGATGAATAAAACCATTGGCATCAGACTCTCCCAGATCGCCAGTACGGAACCATCCGCCCGGCATGAATGCCTGGTTGGTGGCTTCCTCGTTTTCGAAGTACCCTGGAGAAATGTTCTCCCCGCGGGCCAGCAGTTCCCCCTTTTCAAAGATAACTTCAACACCAGGCAGAGGAAGCCCCACCGATCCCGGAGTCTGCCGATCAAACGTATTGGCTGCAAGAACCGGCGAGCACTCGGTAAGCCCGTACCCTTCAACCACACGAAAGCCTAGATCGGCCCAAAATCGAAACAGATCTTGAGAAAGAGCGGATCCTCCTGAGACAAACAACTGGAAATGAGTTCCGAATTTATTCCTGATTTGAGAATTAATCAGCTTGCGAAATATTGTTGAAAATGGAGTAGCACCCCGGTAGAGAGGTGCCAACCCTTTTGCTGCCAACTCTCTCTCAATAGAGTTCTTTAAAAGTTGCAACAGTCTTGGCACTACGATAACCGCGTGGATATCCTCGCTACTAAAAGCCTCCATAAGCGCTGAAGGTTTGATGGTACGAAGATAGACAATTGATGATCCGTGGGATAACGGAATGAAAAGACCTCCCATCTGTTCAAACATGTGAGATAGAGGAAGGCACGAGAGAAATTGATACTCTTGACGTACGACCGGGATATGGGAATTGACTTGCCTCAGGTTTGCCATCAAGTTCCCATGAGTAAGGATCACCCCTTTAGGGGCACCTGTCGTGCCAGAAGTGTAGATCAACTCTGCAATTTCAGGTAGTTCTGCAGCATGAATGGCTTCGAACGGCAGCTCTTCCGAAAGTATATGCGGCAGGTCTTCAATGAACAAAGAAGGCACGCCGGCAATTGTTTCCCCTTTTGCCTTGCTCTGTATTGCCAATCTAGCAGACGTGAGCCGGGCAATTACTTGGGAGCGCTCAAAACCGGCGGCAAAATCGATTGGGACAACAATAACACCCCTAAGGATCGCACCCCAGAATGCCACTACCCACCAGGGTGAATTCGGTGCCCAGATTATAAGCCGATCGCCAGGGACAACACCTGCGGAAGCCAGCCAGCCGGCCATTCTTCGCGCATTATTATGAAGCTCGGCATAGGTCATTACCCTTCGTCTGATGCCAGTCCTGTAAATCAGCGCCGGACGGTCACCCCATGAAGGGAAAGTCCCGAATAGGTCGATCAAGTTATTCATGCATTAGAGTGTATAGTGTGGGGCAGGATACGCAACAACCGAAAGAGGAGAATTACTTGGCGATCACTTTGATGAATTTGGCGAGATAATCCACCCCAGACCAGATGGTTATGACAGTGGCAATCCAGAGGTAAAACATCCCAACATTGTGCATATTGACCGTAAGTAGTGGATGATCGATGGAAAAATACGGATGGTAGTCATAGTGGAGCAGGAGACCGATAATCGCTACTATCTGGAAAATTGTCTTATATTTGCCTAGATCACTCGCAGGAATAACGATCCCTTCAGTAGAAGCGATACCTCTGAGCCCGGTTATTATTATTTCGCGACCAAGTATTACCAGAACCATCCAGGCAGGAACTCTCCCGAAGGGGAGAATCATGATGAGTGCCGCCATGACAATCAATTTGTCGGCAATCGGGTCGAGAAACTTGCCGAAAACCGTCTCAATCCCCATTCTCCTGGCCAGATAACCATCAAGCCAGTCAGTTACCGAAGCAGCGGAAAAGAGAGCTGCAGCCCAGAAACCGGCGTCTCTTGTCGGTGAAAGAAGAAGGGTCGCTAAAAGAGGGATGGCCGCAATCCTGAGCAAGGTAAGGATGTTGGGGATATTCCATATTGGATTGTTAGCCACTGGCATTGAAAAATCAGTTCCCTTTGTAAGTGTTTTTATAACTCATTACTTTTTCGACGTAATTACGTGTTTCTATATATGGTGGAATCCCGTTATGCTGGGCAACCTTGGATAATCCGGCATTATAAGCTGCTAAAGCAAGGGTTTCATCACCCTTGCAGGTGTCCAGCAAAAACCGGAGATATTTAACTCCGCCGCGAATGTTCTGGGCCGGGTCAAAGGTGTCCGCGACCTTCAGGTGTTCAGCTGTCTTGGGCATTAGTTGCATCAGGCCACGCGCGCCCTTGCGGGAAACCGCATTGGGATTGTATCCAGACTCGGCATGTATCACCGCTTTTACCAGCGCCCTGTCAACACCGTACTGCTGAGAATACTTATTGATCAAGGTTTCGTATTCTGCAGGATTGCCCATGAGTCGAAAAGAAGTGCGAAGCCTCAGATCCTTTTTGATATCGCGCATGAAGATCTTGAACCGACCATCCGTGGGAGAATCGGTAAAGTGTACAACTCCTTCACTATCCTCGTACTTATAGATGTCGGCACAGACGGGTACCACCTGCAGTATGCATAAAAAAAACGCGATGAGAGCAAACATTTGGATAAAGATTGAGTTCATGAGTA
This window of the Geoanaerobacter pelophilus genome carries:
- the prsT gene encoding XrtA/PEP-CTERM system TPR-repeat protein PrsT, with protein sequence MKKLVICLVLLLAITACVGKSKEELYAKGVDEIKKGNPNGAIVFLKNALEKDQNYLDARQQLAIAYMNTGKLEQSEREFRKVLNQNPGNADIKLLLAKVFNMSQKPQDALKMIDEYLAQKPGDAEGLECKGTAFAVNRQPNEAERYLLQALQVDPKRLSSKLELALVYASSGRANDARRQVDEVLAIDANNVKAFSLLAQLEMSQGNRNKALELYRKLADISKNDPAPLYKMGIVYSDLGDMAKAEQISTELSQKFPKRGESARLAGILNFKKKKYNEASAALQNSIKIQPTTDGYYYLGLTNYANGQLEGAISQFRTILDRVPTHHRSRIMIAMILLQQKRLDDAVTEVKKVLDADPQNALAHNVLGSAYLAKGQFEDGMRELNKATEIDPKLIDAHIKKGVINLSKGKEREGEAELQAAINVNPEVLNSRMILYSYYMRQGNQVKAVSLLNKGLTGKPSDAPLYNALASTALSQRKPDDALKYLQKAKAADPSFFPVYFNIANYYAAKGEHDKSIAEYNAILAKDPTNLRALLAIAATQELKGRETEALNYYLKAKDTKNTTAFIALAGYYARKKDIGKAFSVVDEALKADPKNVSALEAKGKLLMSEKKYNEAIKVFDDIEQVRQGAGIGFKINAYMAMKAVPKAIDQAQRVITLKPNSALGFMVLASIYESQNDTARAIDELKKGLKAEPANLSAKLQLGNLYLKMKDFIAAGTTINEIIRTNDDFAPAHYALGSLYEQTGKKKDAVKKYRDALAKSQSYVPALNNLAYLAADGYGSKEESLQLAINAFKLEPGNPGVMDTLGYALLKNGKYGEAVKVLDKATAALPNNPTVLYHFALALKGSGDQKKSLDRVQKALQLGNFPEIAQARQLHSELSSGGGKKAK
- the pgsA gene encoding CDP-diacylglycerol--glycerol-3-phosphate 3-phosphatidyltransferase — encoded protein: MPVANNPIWNIPNILTLLRIAAIPLLATLLLSPTRDAGFWAAALFSAASVTDWLDGYLARRMGIETVFGKFLDPIADKLIVMAALIMILPFGRVPAWMVLVILGREIIITGLRGIASTEGIVIPASDLGKYKTIFQIVAIIGLLLHYDYHPYFSIDHPLLTVNMHNVGMFYLWIATVITIWSGVDYLAKFIKVIAK
- a CDS encoding homocysteine synthase; translated protein: MSDETSYQAETLALHAGQVPDPTTNSRAVPIYQTTSYVFNDADHAARLFGLQEFGNIYTRLMNPTSDVFEKRIAALEGGVAALAVASGQSAITLAILTLAHAGDEIISATSLYGGTYNLFHYTLPTMGVTVKFVDPSDPENFRKAITPKTKLVYAETLGNPKLDTLDIESVAKIAHENGIPLIIDNTTPSPYLVQPLKHGADIVVHSATKFIGGHGTSIGGVIVDGGTFNWGNGKFPQLAEPDPSYHGINFWEALGNIAYIIKVRVQLLRDIGPAISPFNSFLFLQGLETLHLRMERHSTNALKVAEFLKCHPKVGWVNYPGLPDHPTYTLAKKYHRDGLFGALIGFGIKGGGIEEGKRFINNLKLFSLLANIGDSKSLVIHPASTTHQQLTAEEQLATGVTPDFIRLSVGTENVKDIIADLDQALAKV
- a CDS encoding TIGR03013 family XrtA/PEP-CTERM system glycosyltransferase; its protein translation is MTKRFLITIAFDTIFAILALFSAYFIRFGFIPILNNMSRFEIARIIVFVIVLLFSSFLLEIYTYSVEIGKREYLIRITLSLVVSFFILTSLFYLTEFLLFGRIVLLVSLLIFGILEYLSYFIIRVTSNLPGFVNKVLILGTGPLARQIGNLITAKNHLYTLAGYFNCASEPVMVPYHNIISCEDGLCSAVKRVGAQKIVVSLSERRGVFPLQEVLSCKLSGIEVVDAPSFYEQITGKLLLENITPSWFIFSHGFRVTLALRLLKRMTDLFCAAIGLLLILPFIPIIALVIRIDSPGPILFRQTRVGEGEKLFNLFKFRSMRQDAESGTGAVWAKEKDPRVTKVGEFLRKSRIDEIPQLFNVLRGDMSLVGPRPERPEFVKKLTEVIPYYSERHYVKPGVTGWAQVRYPYGASVEDAIEKLRYDLYYIKNISLPFDIMIILETVKVVLFRRGAR
- a CDS encoding CAAX prenyl protease-related protein; translated protein: MHNTKNLFDPSEGSFPRIAPFALFMAFIAIQEGMRYIGKHGILAIPEDLFLYLYPVKTVSVGLLLFCYRKSYTEITRNCLTNIGNIFTSVFTGIIVLVLWINMDWSWATVGTSSGFNPSLLSDNVTRYTLIFSRILGAAVVVPIMEEIFWRSWLLRYIISSDFQSVEIGKFTLPSFLIGTIMFGLEHNLWLAGIMAGAIYTLLLYRTKSITLCIVAHGLTNFLLGIYVLQTARWEFW
- a CDS encoding AMP-binding protein translates to MNNLIDLFGTFPSWGDRPALIYRTGIRRRVMTYAELHNNARRMAGWLASAGVVPGDRLIIWAPNSPWWVVAFWGAILRGVIVVPIDFAAGFERSQVIARLTSARLAIQSKAKGETIAGVPSLFIEDLPHILSEELPFEAIHAAELPEIAELIYTSGTTGAPKGVILTHGNLMANLRQVNSHIPVVRQEYQFLSCLPLSHMFEQMGGLFIPLSHGSSIVYLRTIKPSALMEAFSSEDIHAVIVVPRLLQLLKNSIERELAAKGLAPLYRGATPFSTIFRKLINSQIRNKFGTHFQLFVSGGSALSQDLFRFWADLGFRVVEGYGLTECSPVLAANTFDRQTPGSVGLPLPGVEVIFEKGELLARGENISPGYFENEEATNQAFMPGGWFRTGDLGESDANGFIHLRGRRKELIVTGAGINVYPDEIEELLNKIQGVREACVIGFDKGEGEEVHAVLIPDGNGRMPIEIIQEANARLDDLQRITGFSLWPEADFPKTTTMKVQKYLVKKLLVEGMETATLHSEDRLTAIVAKITGSSPDLITEDASLVASLGLTSLGKLELVNVLEQEFRLDLDDALIGPQTKISDLRALVSRRDKRFSSDKFRSWPNTRPVQVLREVCDYTLHFPLLDTFVVLKVSGIEHLSGVKPPVLFIANHVSYLDQPTIMRALPKAWRYNTATAVWAEFFFKNFRNVFQKMWKRFTYDYGSVALNLFPLPQSYGFRSSLVHMGGLVDRGRNILVFPEGERSATGEMLTFKEGLGIMVKELDIPVVPIKIKGLERVFPRGAGWPKRGIVTVVFGKPLRFGLESPHEIVEISRKAIKIM
- a CDS encoding transglycosylase SLT domain-containing protein: MFALIAFFLCILQVVPVCADIYKYEDSEGVVHFTDSPTDGRFKIFMRDIKKDLRLRTSFRLMGNPAEYETLINKYSQQYGVDRALVKAVIHAESGYNPNAVSRKGARGLMQLMPKTAEHLKVADTFDPAQNIRGGVKYLRFLLDTCKGDETLALAAYNAGLSKVAQHNGIPPYIETRNYVEKVMSYKNTYKGN